In a genomic window of Lycium ferocissimum isolate CSIRO_LF1 chromosome 9, AGI_CSIRO_Lferr_CH_V1, whole genome shotgun sequence:
- the LOC132030045 gene encoding lysine-specific demethylase JMJ32, which translates to MEEEEEEAIKNLWQEVRDLSLGTTTQITHLSSPPTPLQFLRDYISPNKPCLISNSINHWPATTLWHSTSYLLKTLSSNTVSLHVTPTGHADALTPHPNYPSTLCFASGEVQHLRFPDALTRVLESEQNKCVGYLQQQNDCLRSEYGVLSEDCDSDFDWASEAFGCLPEAVNLWVGNELSETSFHKDHYENIYAVVSGEKHFLLLPPTDVHRMYIREYPAANYHYSQDAGEFSLELEEPVRKVPWCSVNPYPSPELKEKEMAKFPLYFNGPRPFEVTVKAGEVLYLPSMWFHHVRQSPDSRGLTIAVNYWYDMQFDIKYAYFNFLQSLPLSMLCNPASAGKLVVASQDHSLICNSEDESSMGSIPASANDNLLDDSDDTAEKISITHCQEPNGEEKQRKF; encoded by the exons atggaagaagaagaagaagaagccatCAAAAACCTCTGGCAAGAAGTTCGAGATCTTTCCCTAGGCACAACAACCCAAATCACCCACCTCTCTTCTCCACCTACCCCTCTCCAATTCCTTCGTGACTACATTTCCCCAAACAAACCTTGCCTTATTTCCAACTCCATTAATCACTGGCCAGCCACCACTCTCTGGCACTCCACCTCATACCTCCTCAAAACACTCTCTTCCAACACAGTCTCCCTCCACGTCACCCCAACAGGCCACGCTGACGCACTCACCCCACACCCAAATTACCCTTCTACCCTTTGCTTTGCTTCAG GTGAAGTTCAACATCTTCGATTCCCTGATGCTTTAACACGGGTCTTGGAATCGGAGCAGAATAAGTGTGTGGGTTATTTGCAACAGCAGAATGATTGTTTGAGGAGTGAGTATGGGGTGTTGAGTGAAGATTGTGATTCAGATTTTGATTGGGCTAGTGAAGCTTTTGGGTGTTTACCTGAAGCTGTGAATCTCTGGGTTGGTAATGAGTTGTCTGAGACGTCGTTTCATAAGGATCATTATGAGAATATATATGCTGTTGTTTCTGGAGAGAAGCATTTTTTGCTTCTTCCTCCTACTGATGTTCATAGGATGTATATTCGTGAATATCCTGCTGCGAATTACCACTATTCCCAG GATGCTGGGGAGTTCTCTTTGGAACTAGAGGAACCAGTGAGGAAAGTGCCATGGTGCAGTGTTAATCCATACCCTTCACCTGAGTTAAAGGAGAAGGAAATGGCCAAGTTTCCCTTATATTTCAACGGACCAAGACCATTTGAAGTTACGGTCAAGGCAGGCGAGGTTCTTTACTT GCCAAGCATGTGGTTTCACCATGTTAGACAGAGCCCAGACAGCAGAGGACTCACCATTGCTGTAAACTACT GGTATGACATGCAATTTGATATCAAATATGCTTACTTTAACTTCCTGCAATCGCTGCCTCTTTCCATGCTGTGTAATCCTGCATCAGCTGGAAAATTAGTTGTGGCGTCACAAGATCATTCATTAATATGCAACTCTGAAGACGAATCCAGCATGGGCAGCATCCCTGCTTCTGCAAATGATAATTTATTAGACGATTCCGATGACACTGCAGAAAAAATAAGTATCACTCATTGTCAGGAGCCCAATGGTGAGGAAAAGCAAAGGAAATTTTGA
- the LOC132030046 gene encoding uncharacterized protein LOC132030046 isoform X1 translates to MLCASLSGLCHQQKMLVGGTVKQASPAMASLDIYSRCGFDGGVGCWIGNEKGKWNKLAAATTKKRLSISPMASSALAETRFTSRAKFYKEALNDAREKFTQEISFQSKDKEISLAKALLFVASEDEAFMAFNREMDAHSLQNERISASLTHATEWTCVEAMPLSGKNMNEWMVELDVIAREVEAELVSREIGCDLVEVLDAVNVVLFKSRGFKRSSVLVDSKCAYLHSVLSSGYCSAILLSVIYIEVCRRLNLTIVGSRVGEDFLIWPQTGNPEELFKVISGHSLFGIVNGKCVDDPRSKASDINSNSLPGLELATNRDIIGIALANLIRLHWKRASRANHGLMLTSPLRSVDHADDKSSKTNCLNVPLLRPQDLRLAIMASERLLILQPHNWALRRDHGMMLYYSREYEEAVQELSICMAFAPEEEAEVLEPFVEKLHLLRLESSWKSLGKKGHLTVS, encoded by the exons ATGCTGTGTGCATCATTATCAGGGTTGTGTCATCAACAAAAAATGTTGGTCGGTGGTACTGTGAAACAAGCTTCACCAGCTATGGCTTCTTTAGATATCTACAGCAG GTGTGGTTTTGATGGTGGTGTTGGATGTTGGATTGGGAATGAGAAAGGAAAATGGAATAAATTGGCTGCTGCAACTACAAAGAAGAGGTTGAGCATTTCTCCGATGGCTTCCTCTGCTCTGGCAGAAACCCGATTTACATCAAGAGCCAAATTCTATAAGGAG GCTCTTAACGACGCGAGGGAAAAATTTACCCAGGAGATATCTTTCCAATCCAAGGACAAAGAAATTTCGTTGGCAAAG GCTTTGCTTTTTGTCGCCTCTGAAGACGAGGCATTTATGGCTTTCAACCGGGAGATGGATGCTCATTCGCTCCAAAATGAAAGGATATCTGCTTCATTGACTCACGCCACGGAATGGACTTGCGTGGAGGCCATGCCTCTTTCTGGAAAAAATATGAATGAGTGGATGGTTGAGTTGGATGTCATTGCGAGAGAAGTGGAAGCAGAGCTAGTTTCAAGAGAAATAGGATGCGATTTGGTTGAAGTTTTAGATGCAGTGAATGTGGTGCTTTTCAAATCAAGGGGTTTCAAAAGGTCATCTGTACTTGTGGATTCGAAGTGTGCATACCTACATTCAGTATTAAGCTCTGGATATTGTAGCG CAATTTTGCTTAGTGTCATTTATATTGAAGTCTGTCGAAGACTTAATCTGACCATTGTGGGATCCCGTGTTGGGGAAGATTTTTTGATATGGCCCCAAACTGGAAACCCTGAG GAGCTATTCAAGGTTATCTCTGGCCACAGCTTGTTTGGTATTGTCAATGGAAAGTGTGTCGATGACCCTAGATCAAAGGCTTCTGACATCAATAGCAATTCGTTGCCGGGGCTTGAGTTAGCAACAAACCGAGATATTATCGGAATTGCTTTGGCTAATTTGATT AGGCTTCACTGGAAACGTGCTTCAAGagcaaatcatggtttgatgTTGACTTCTCCACTTAGATCTGTTGATCATGCAGATGATAAGTCTAGTAAGACTAATTGTCTGAATGTCCCATTGTTGCGGCCTCAAGATTTGAG GCTGGCCATTATGGCTTCAGAAAGATTGCTCATTCTGCAGCCACACAATTGGGCTCTGAGGAGAGACCATGGCATGATGTTGTACTATAGTAG GGAATATGAAGAGGCGGTTCAGGAGCTTAGCATTTGCATGGCCTTTGCCCCAGAAGAAGAGGCAGAAGTGTTGGAACCATTTGTTGAGAAGTTACATTTGTTGCGGCTCGAATCGTCTTGGAAGTCTCTGGGAAAGAAAGGCCATTTAACAGTTTCTTGA
- the LOC132030046 gene encoding uncharacterized protein LOC132030046 isoform X2, producing the protein MLCASLSGLCHQQKMLVGGTVKQASPAMASLDIYSRCGFDGGVGCWIGNEKGKWNKLAAATTKKRLSISPMASSALAETRFTSRAKFYKEALNDAREKFTQEISFQSKDKEISLAKALLFVASEDEAFMAFNREMDAHSLQNERISASLTHATEWTCVEAMPLSGKNMNEWMVELDVIAREVEAELVSREIGCDLVEVLDAVNVVLFKSRGFKRSSVLVDSKCAYLHSVLSSGYCSAILLSVIYIEVCRRLNLTIVGSRVGEDFLIWPQTGNPEELFKVISGHSLFGIVNGKCVDDPRSKASDINSNSLPGLELATNRDIIGIALANLIRLHWKRASRANHGLMLTSPLRSVDHADDKSSKTNCLNVPLLRPQDLRFKMLNCNLGMRKGELRILAAY; encoded by the exons ATGCTGTGTGCATCATTATCAGGGTTGTGTCATCAACAAAAAATGTTGGTCGGTGGTACTGTGAAACAAGCTTCACCAGCTATGGCTTCTTTAGATATCTACAGCAG GTGTGGTTTTGATGGTGGTGTTGGATGTTGGATTGGGAATGAGAAAGGAAAATGGAATAAATTGGCTGCTGCAACTACAAAGAAGAGGTTGAGCATTTCTCCGATGGCTTCCTCTGCTCTGGCAGAAACCCGATTTACATCAAGAGCCAAATTCTATAAGGAG GCTCTTAACGACGCGAGGGAAAAATTTACCCAGGAGATATCTTTCCAATCCAAGGACAAAGAAATTTCGTTGGCAAAG GCTTTGCTTTTTGTCGCCTCTGAAGACGAGGCATTTATGGCTTTCAACCGGGAGATGGATGCTCATTCGCTCCAAAATGAAAGGATATCTGCTTCATTGACTCACGCCACGGAATGGACTTGCGTGGAGGCCATGCCTCTTTCTGGAAAAAATATGAATGAGTGGATGGTTGAGTTGGATGTCATTGCGAGAGAAGTGGAAGCAGAGCTAGTTTCAAGAGAAATAGGATGCGATTTGGTTGAAGTTTTAGATGCAGTGAATGTGGTGCTTTTCAAATCAAGGGGTTTCAAAAGGTCATCTGTACTTGTGGATTCGAAGTGTGCATACCTACATTCAGTATTAAGCTCTGGATATTGTAGCG CAATTTTGCTTAGTGTCATTTATATTGAAGTCTGTCGAAGACTTAATCTGACCATTGTGGGATCCCGTGTTGGGGAAGATTTTTTGATATGGCCCCAAACTGGAAACCCTGAG GAGCTATTCAAGGTTATCTCTGGCCACAGCTTGTTTGGTATTGTCAATGGAAAGTGTGTCGATGACCCTAGATCAAAGGCTTCTGACATCAATAGCAATTCGTTGCCGGGGCTTGAGTTAGCAACAAACCGAGATATTATCGGAATTGCTTTGGCTAATTTGATT AGGCTTCACTGGAAACGTGCTTCAAGagcaaatcatggtttgatgTTGACTTCTCCACTTAGATCTGTTGATCATGCAGATGATAAGTCTAGTAAGACTAATTGTCTGAATGTCCCATTGTTGCGGCCTCAAGATTTGAG GTTCAAGATGCTAAATTGCAACCTTGGCATGAGAAAAGGAGAATTGAGAATTTTGGCCGCATATTGA